In Pseudomonadota bacterium, the genomic stretch TGCAGCGGCGAGCGGTACAAACCAATGGCGCGCGCGATTAGAGTGCGTTCCGACCATCATCCGTATCTCCCCTGTTCGACGTTCCGCCAGCTTAACTAGACCCACCTGCGAAGCCGAGGTTACGCAGTGTCTCCGACGGACAAGCCGGCTTCTCGTAGAACACCCGCTACCGCTGAGTCTGGGGTGACGTGTAGTTCGAGATCGTAGGGGCCGAAGTAACTCGAGAGGTCTTCACCGCCAGCAACCTGTTTGAGCAAGTACATGACGACTTCCAACTGATCTGAGGTCGCCGCCTGAGCAAGGGGCGTCGAGCCCAGGTGGTTCTTCGCCCTGGTGTCGGCTCCGTGAGCCACCAGGTACGCGCACAACTCGAGGTATCCCAGTGATGCTGCTTCGCCCAGAGGTGTGTTGCCGAAGTGCGTCCGTGGGTCCACTTGAGCACCC encodes the following:
- a CDS encoding ankyrin repeat domain-containing protein codes for the protein MDSPPPDPRFYALRSALLDGDLSLADELIRSDPASLEARDGVGETVLHWLAVEDERELVEWLRSRGAQVDPRTHFGNTPLGEAASLGYLELCAYLVAHGADTRAKNHLGSTPLAQAATSDQLEVVMYLLKQVAGGEDLSSYFGPYDLELHVTPDSAVAGVLREAGLSVGDTA